A stretch of the Desulfuromonas sp. TF genome encodes the following:
- a CDS encoding zf-TFIIB domain-containing protein: protein MADIWEKRKKALENEFIYKQEKEKLEKMKTAAREQVIRESCRNRCPKCGEPIEPLTFRGVPLDRCPACGGVWLGPNDLHILAEKDHRTWFDKWFKGEED, encoded by the coding sequence ATGGCGGATATCTGGGAAAAACGCAAGAAGGCCCTGGAGAATGAATTTATCTACAAGCAGGAAAAGGAAAAACTTGAGAAGATGAAGACGGCCGCTCGGGAACAGGTAATCCGTGAAAGTTGCCGTAATCGCTGTCCCAAGTGCGGCGAGCCAATCGAGCCTTTGACTTTTCGGGGTGTCCCATTGGACAGATGTCCCGCCTGCGGAGGGGTCTGGCTCGGGCCGAATGATTTGCATATTCTTGCTGAGAAAGATCATCGCACTTGGTTTGACAAGTGGTTCAAGGGTGAAGAAGACTGA
- the cas6 gene encoding CRISPR system precrRNA processing endoribonuclease RAMP protein Cas6, whose amino-acid sequence MIADIPRELQGVDFALTRFQLEFQDSFRVSREVLLCLRRDLLQAAHLVLSPNTSAEGYGRFSSLFDPPLPEDPVALRRHQRPGAPFTLLPETDGAGEYEAGDLLELQVAFWGTGIQSLGDFARTLRALGRLGLHRGEGQFELAAVFSEDAAGNRSRIWSEGENLKDMAPSVCNARWWAESDQPGGSSIDLEFITPARLLSQGKPLFRPSFGKLFPFILRRVTSMMHNHCGLEMTMEAQSLLRSAAQVETRVNHLRWEDWKTLTGEKMDQDLGGVCGLLRLEGDALAEIFWILKMGSLLNIGKNAAFGAGRYRLRCPDEG is encoded by the coding sequence ATGATCGCCGACATTCCCCGTGAACTGCAGGGCGTGGACTTTGCCCTCACCCGATTCCAACTGGAATTTCAGGACTCCTTTCGGGTCTCTAGGGAAGTACTGCTGTGTCTGCGGCGGGACCTGCTGCAGGCCGCCCACCTCGTCCTGTCCCCGAATACCTCCGCAGAGGGTTACGGCCGTTTTTCCTCCCTGTTCGATCCTCCGCTTCCCGAAGATCCGGTGGCCTTGCGCCGACATCAGCGCCCCGGCGCGCCTTTCACCCTATTGCCGGAAACTGATGGCGCAGGTGAGTATGAGGCCGGGGACCTCCTCGAACTTCAAGTTGCTTTCTGGGGCACCGGGATCCAATCCCTCGGGGATTTTGCCCGGACTCTTCGGGCCCTCGGGCGTCTGGGGCTTCATCGCGGCGAAGGACAGTTCGAGTTGGCGGCCGTCTTCTCTGAAGATGCCGCCGGCAACCGCAGCCGCATCTGGAGTGAAGGCGAGAACCTGAAAGATATGGCGCCGTCTGTCTGCAATGCCCGCTGGTGGGCAGAATCAGATCAGCCGGGCGGTAGCAGCATCGACCTTGAATTCATTACTCCTGCCCGTCTTCTCAGCCAGGGGAAACCGCTTTTCCGTCCCTCCTTCGGCAAGCTTTTCCCGTTCATTCTACGGCGGGTGACGTCCATGATGCATAACCATTGCGGTCTGGAAATGACCATGGAAGCGCAGTCCCTGTTGCGGAGCGCGGCACAGGTGGAAACACGGGTGAATCACCTGCGCTGGGAGGACTGGAAAACCTTGACCGGAGAGAAAATGGATCAGGATCTGGGCGGAGTCTGCGGCCTCCTTCGCCTTGAGGGTGACGCTCTGGCTGAAATATTCTGGATCCTGAAAATGGGATCGCTGCTGAATATAGGGAAAAACGCGGCCTTCGGGGCCGGGCGTTACCGGCTGCGATGCCCTGATGAGGGATGA
- a CDS encoding succinate dehydrogenase/fumarate reductase iron-sulfur subunit codes for MNLTLHVWRQKSPKDKGRMEQYEAKNVSPDMSFLEMLDEVNENLIKSGKEPIVFDHDCREGICGMCSQMINGVAHGPEEEITVCQLHMRRFKDGDSIFIEPWRAKAFPLIKDLMVDRSAFDRLIQTYGFTSAHTGGVPDGNAIPVSKVKADKSMDAAACIGCGACVAACPNASAMLFTAAKVAHLGLLPQGEVEAARRVKAMVEQMDKEGFGNCTNHYECEAACPKGIKVTFISRMNRELAKALPQG; via the coding sequence ATGAACCTGACATTACACGTATGGCGTCAAAAGAGCCCGAAGGACAAGGGCAGGATGGAGCAGTACGAGGCGAAGAATGTCAGCCCCGACATGTCCTTCCTTGAAATGCTCGACGAGGTCAATGAAAATCTGATCAAGAGCGGCAAGGAGCCGATCGTCTTCGACCACGACTGCCGCGAGGGGATCTGCGGGATGTGTTCGCAGATGATCAACGGCGTCGCTCACGGCCCCGAGGAGGAGATCACTGTCTGTCAGCTGCACATGCGGCGCTTCAAAGACGGCGACAGCATTTTCATCGAGCCCTGGAGGGCCAAGGCTTTCCCGCTGATCAAGGACCTGATGGTCGACCGCAGCGCCTTCGACCGCCTCATTCAGACCTACGGCTTCACCTCCGCCCATACGGGCGGGGTGCCCGACGGCAACGCCATCCCTGTCTCCAAGGTGAAGGCCGATAAGTCCATGGATGCGGCCGCCTGCATCGGCTGCGGCGCCTGTGTCGCCGCCTGTCCCAATGCTTCGGCGATGCTCTTTACCGCAGCCAAGGTTGCCCACCTGGGCCTGCTCCCCCAGGGGGAAGTCGAAGCGGCCCGCCGTGTCAAGGCCATGGTTGAGCAGATGGACAAGGAAGGCTTCGGCAACTGCACCAATCACTACGAGTGCGAAGCCGCCTGCCCGAAAGGGATCAAGGTCACCTTCATCTCCCGGATGAATCGGGAGCTCGCCAAGGCCCTTCCCCAGGGCTAA